A part of Winslowiella toletana genomic DNA contains:
- a CDS encoding putative bifunctional diguanylate cyclase/phosphodiesterase, which produces MLIFEQIIEHSTNAIFLVDGNLHLSFANRHGEILFHRLIRNGQLEAALTGDQQVLDINDQNKPRFIRSHCVISDGPGKPPHHLFIGTDISAELLAQREEFHLRRRLEQTLEITEEGFWLWNIADGEVSHNHFFSRIFGLQDGALQHHERDITCLIHPEDIGRFSSTLQQHLRGETAMFNCEYRLLNAQQQQLWVQNHGKVVRHDDSGKPVEMLGKVKDITEKKQREQEMHNLAWHDPLTQLDNRPRFYDKLEQARQQSIDSGEYLALLYLDLNRFKEVNDALGHGAGDTLLKEVALRLRNTVRSDDALARLGGDEFALLIGNLGTSLQQAKTRMSILVDRLLENISRDMALDNTVVNVTTSMGIYLFNQDRSPVAELLHKADMAQYFSKKNQRKWMFWSPQLHEEQSQRDAIETGLRRALDNGEFYLEYQPQYSRGGEATSLEALLRWQTPDGRIISPSTFIPIAENSGLILNISEWVLEQTCAQLRNWQNQPQLDKLGVAVNISPRQLKRADFLKTVERIVLQSGIDASQLSFELSENALTENLPDTQRKLSALREMNINIAVDNFGTGMASLTGLRKLAITEVKIDRSFVLQMAQNSDFMLTIRGIVAMCQALNINIVAEGVENSQQFSTLSEMGCHRFQGWLFSRSLAPELLHAVLQHRQR; this is translated from the coding sequence TTGCTTATTTTCGAACAGATTATTGAACACAGCACCAATGCTATTTTTCTGGTTGACGGTAATCTTCATCTCTCTTTTGCTAATCGTCATGGTGAAATCCTGTTTCATCGTCTGATCCGCAACGGACAGCTGGAAGCCGCGCTAACCGGCGACCAGCAGGTGCTGGATATCAATGATCAAAACAAGCCACGCTTTATCCGCTCGCATTGCGTGATCAGTGATGGTCCCGGTAAACCTCCGCATCATCTGTTTATTGGCACCGATATCAGTGCTGAATTGCTTGCACAACGGGAAGAGTTCCATCTGCGTCGCCGCCTGGAACAGACGCTGGAAATTACCGAAGAAGGCTTCTGGTTATGGAATATTGCTGATGGCGAAGTGTCGCATAACCATTTTTTCAGTCGCATTTTCGGCTTGCAGGATGGCGCGCTACAACATCATGAGCGCGATATCACCTGTCTGATTCATCCTGAAGATATCGGGCGTTTCTCCAGCACTTTGCAGCAGCATTTACGCGGCGAAACAGCGATGTTTAACTGTGAATATCGACTGCTCAATGCTCAGCAGCAGCAACTCTGGGTACAGAACCATGGCAAAGTGGTACGCCACGATGACAGCGGCAAACCGGTTGAGATGCTCGGTAAGGTTAAAGATATCACCGAGAAAAAACAGCGTGAGCAGGAGATGCATAATCTCGCCTGGCACGATCCGCTGACTCAACTGGATAACCGGCCACGTTTTTACGACAAGCTGGAGCAGGCGCGCCAGCAAAGTATCGACAGTGGCGAGTATCTCGCCCTGCTCTATCTCGATCTCAATCGCTTTAAAGAGGTGAATGATGCCCTCGGCCACGGCGCAGGCGACACCCTGCTAAAAGAAGTCGCGCTGCGTCTGCGCAATACGGTGCGCAGTGATGATGCGCTTGCCCGTCTGGGCGGCGATGAATTTGCCCTGCTGATTGGGAACCTGGGTACCAGTCTGCAGCAAGCGAAAACGCGGATGAGCATCCTGGTTGATCGTCTGCTGGAAAATATCAGCCGCGATATGGCGCTGGATAATACGGTGGTCAATGTCACTACCAGTATGGGTATCTACCTGTTTAATCAGGACCGCAGTCCGGTGGCCGAACTGCTGCATAAAGCAGATATGGCGCAGTATTTTTCTAAAAAGAACCAGCGCAAATGGATGTTCTGGTCACCGCAGCTGCATGAAGAACAGAGTCAGCGCGATGCCATTGAAACCGGGTTGCGCCGCGCGCTGGATAACGGTGAGTTCTATCTTGAGTACCAGCCGCAATATTCGCGCGGCGGTGAAGCCACCAGCCTGGAAGCGTTATTGCGCTGGCAGACACCGGACGGCAGGATTATCTCCCCCTCGACCTTTATTCCGATCGCCGAAAACTCGGGCCTGATCCTGAATATCAGCGAATGGGTGCTGGAACAGACCTGCGCGCAACTGCGCAACTGGCAGAATCAGCCGCAGCTCGACAAGCTGGGCGTTGCGGTGAATATCAGCCCTCGGCAGCTTAAGCGTGCTGACTTTCTGAAAACTGTCGAACGCATCGTGCTGCAAAGCGGGATTGATGCCAGTCAGCTCAGTTTTGAACTCTCTGAAAATGCGCTTACCGAAAATTTGCCGGATACCCAGCGTAAGCTCAGTGCGCTGCGTGAGATGAATATTAATATTGCCGTGGATAATTTTGGCACCGGCATGGCGTCGCTGACCGGGCTACGTAAGCTGGCAATCACCGAGGTAAAAATTGATCGCTCGTTTGTGTTACAGATGGCGCAGAACAGTGATTTTATGCTGACCATCCGCGGTATCGTGGCGATGTGCCAGGCGTTGAATATCAATATTGTTGCGGAAGGGGTGGAGAATTCACAGCAGTTCAGCACCCTGTCGGAGATGGGTTGCCACCGCTTTCAGGGCTGGCTGTTTTCACGTTCGCTGGCGCCGGAACTGCTGCATGCGGTCTTGCAGCACCGACAGCGCTAA
- a CDS encoding RHS repeat domain-containing protein, which yields MSSPDYTLYRGTPAVAVQDNRGLIVREIAYHRHPDQSGETDTRITRYQFSARGFLTQSIDPRLYALQQSNSSVKASFSYLSALSGEVLKTSSVDAGDQLALADINDRPHLAVSAGGVVRSWQYEGNTLPGRLLSITEQPAGAAALITERFVWAGKTDDEKKYNLAGKCVRHYDTAGLEQVTSIALSGTPLSVTRQLLPDNKEADWQGADESAWKDLLAAESYTSRNTTDASGAPLTSNDARGNIQRLEYDVAGRLSGSWLKLKGDNEQAIVKSLSWSAAGQKLREEHANGVVTTWSYDPQNQWLAAIKTERPAGHRAGAKVLQDLHYAYDPVGNVLQVTNAAEATRFWRNQKVVAENSYRYDTLYQLVTATGREMADRGQQSFPLPAAKIPLPVNDNAFAAWTRGYTYDRGGNLAQIRHHAPASSNSYTTTLTVASRSNRAVLSTLTEDAAKVDALFSAGGQQKQLQPGQSLSWTLRDELRKVTPVSRDGQASDSEVYRYDAGSLRLVKTTTRLTGNSSNTRRVVYLPGLELHTLKSGDTLKENLQVITVGEAGRAQVRVLNWESGLPAGITDNQLRYSYDNLLGSSELELDGDGQIISLEEYYPYGGTAVWTARSKVEADYKTLRYSGKERDATGLYYFGYRYYQPWVGRWLSADPASALDGLNLFRMVRNSPVTWFDGDGLIPVTVNDGTEKQGYLYSPLRSSDMVTQALGVNLTRYNKGKSLYPVIVTDTNALLEFEKNTLSEMFSLNERISELRKPIQNIESKLRQFDLLTQERLIEFVTPKIYSETMQQIDRLSNQRNVLSKMKVISNNAGKALRKLLSEKDKLYILGHGLSGMDFLGADENLTHGLITSESLAMQLTAGHLPSDFKDIRVIACYSANATAPISFTEEELLRTTTVFKERTVGWRSLFGLLTTETAPFALSLSRALKRKGYSQVTVTGYSGAGVTFSQHQYQTRRIQGVANDQRSSDKTVRLKF from the coding sequence ATGAGCAGCCCGGATTACACCCTTTACCGTGGCACGCCCGCGGTTGCCGTGCAGGACAACCGGGGGCTGATCGTGCGCGAAATAGCGTACCACCGCCATCCGGATCAATCCGGCGAGACGGACACCCGCATCACCCGCTATCAGTTCAGTGCGCGCGGTTTTCTTACGCAGAGTATCGATCCGCGTCTGTATGCCTTACAGCAGAGCAACAGCAGCGTAAAAGCCAGCTTCAGTTATCTGAGCGCCCTGAGCGGCGAAGTACTGAAAACCAGCAGTGTCGATGCCGGGGATCAGCTGGCTTTAGCGGATATCAACGATCGACCCCATCTCGCCGTCAGCGCCGGCGGTGTGGTGCGCAGCTGGCAGTACGAAGGCAATACCCTGCCCGGCCGCCTGCTGAGTATCACCGAACAACCGGCCGGTGCGGCTGCGCTGATTACCGAGCGCTTTGTCTGGGCGGGCAAAACGGATGACGAGAAAAAATATAACCTCGCCGGTAAGTGCGTACGCCACTACGACACCGCCGGTCTGGAGCAGGTCACCAGCATTGCCCTGAGCGGCACGCCGCTGTCAGTTACCCGCCAGCTGCTGCCGGATAACAAAGAGGCCGACTGGCAGGGAGCGGATGAAAGCGCATGGAAAGATCTGCTGGCGGCAGAGTCTTATACCAGCCGGAATACCACTGACGCCAGCGGCGCGCCGCTGACCAGCAACGATGCCCGCGGCAATATCCAGCGGCTGGAATATGATGTGGCGGGACGCCTGAGCGGCAGCTGGCTGAAGCTGAAAGGCGACAACGAGCAGGCTATCGTTAAATCCCTCAGCTGGTCCGCCGCCGGGCAGAAGCTGCGCGAGGAGCATGCCAACGGCGTGGTAACAACCTGGAGCTACGACCCGCAGAATCAGTGGCTGGCCGCCATCAAAACCGAGCGCCCCGCCGGACACCGCGCCGGGGCGAAGGTGCTGCAGGATCTGCACTACGCCTACGACCCGGTGGGCAATGTGCTGCAGGTAACCAACGCGGCGGAAGCCACCCGCTTCTGGCGCAACCAGAAAGTGGTGGCGGAAAACAGCTACCGCTATGACACACTGTACCAGCTGGTTACCGCCACCGGGCGCGAGATGGCTGACCGCGGCCAGCAGTCCTTTCCCCTGCCCGCGGCAAAAATTCCGCTTCCGGTTAATGATAACGCCTTTGCCGCCTGGACACGCGGCTATACCTATGACCGCGGCGGCAACCTGGCGCAGATACGCCATCATGCGCCGGCCAGCAGCAACAGCTATACCACCACCCTGACCGTCGCCAGCCGCAGCAACCGCGCGGTACTCAGCACCCTGACGGAAGATGCGGCGAAGGTGGACGCGCTGTTCAGCGCTGGCGGGCAGCAGAAGCAGCTGCAGCCGGGCCAGAGCCTCAGCTGGACGCTGCGCGATGAACTGCGCAAAGTCACCCCGGTCAGCCGCGACGGCCAGGCATCCGACAGCGAAGTGTATCGTTACGATGCCGGCAGCCTGCGGCTGGTCAAAACCACCACCCGGCTGACCGGCAACAGCAGCAACACGCGTCGGGTGGTATATCTGCCGGGGCTGGAGCTGCACACCCTGAAAAGCGGCGATACGCTGAAGGAGAATCTGCAGGTGATCACCGTCGGTGAAGCCGGCCGGGCGCAGGTGCGGGTGCTGAACTGGGAAAGCGGCCTGCCGGCCGGCATCACCGACAACCAGCTGCGCTACAGCTACGATAATCTGCTGGGCAGCAGCGAACTGGAACTGGATGGCGACGGACAGATTATCAGCCTGGAGGAGTACTACCCCTATGGCGGCACCGCAGTCTGGACCGCGCGCAGTAAGGTGGAGGCGGATTATAAAACACTCCGTTACTCCGGCAAAGAACGGGATGCCACAGGACTGTACTACTTTGGCTATCGCTATTATCAGCCGTGGGTGGGAAGGTGGTTATCTGCCGACCCGGCAAGTGCTCTGGACGGGCTAAATCTGTTCCGGATGGTGAGGAATAGTCCGGTGACCTGGTTTGATGGTGATGGATTGATTCCTGTTACGGTCAATGACGGGACTGAAAAACAAGGATATCTTTATAGCCCACTTAGATCATCCGATATGGTAACTCAAGCATTAGGGGTTAATTTAACCCGATATAATAAAGGCAAGTCGTTATATCCAGTTATCGTTACTGATACGAATGCATTGCTGGAATTCGAAAAAAACACTCTCAGCGAAATGTTTAGTTTAAATGAAAGAATCAGCGAATTACGAAAACCCATCCAAAATATAGAGTCGAAACTCAGGCAGTTTGATCTATTGACTCAGGAACGATTAATAGAGTTTGTCACCCCTAAAATATACAGCGAGACTATGCAGCAGATTGACAGATTATCCAATCAACGAAATGTTCTGAGCAAAATGAAAGTTATAAGCAACAATGCAGGAAAAGCCTTAAGAAAGCTTTTATCAGAAAAGGACAAACTTTATATCCTGGGGCATGGGTTGAGTGGTATGGATTTTCTTGGTGCTGATGAAAACCTCACGCATGGGCTGATCACATCGGAGTCTCTTGCAATGCAGTTAACTGCAGGTCACTTACCTTCTGATTTCAAAGATATACGTGTTATAGCCTGCTACAGTGCGAACGCTACTGCTCCGATCTCCTTCACTGAGGAAGAGTTACTCAGAACAACCACTGTTTTTAAAGAGAGAACGGTAGGATGGCGTAGCCTGTTTGGTCTGTTAACCACAGAAACTGCACCATTTGCGCTTTCATTAAGCAGGGCGCTCAAACGCAAAGGTTATTCACAAGTAACAGTTACCGGCTACTCTGGCGCAGGTGTCACTTTTAGTCAGCATCAATATCAAACTCGCAGAATTCAGGGTGTTGCTAATGACCAGCGTAGTTCCGATAAAACGGTGAGATTAAAATTTTAG
- a CDS encoding SpvB/TcaC N-terminal domain-containing protein, which yields MQTTEALRLNPPSLPSGGGAISGLKSDTPVAAPDGAASLSIALPVSSGRGYAPALALSYHSQRGNGPFGIGWDLDLPSVRRRSDKGVPLYDVSDEFIGPDGEVLVAVQTSSGEEKRTASSLLEGGDTLGKFTVRSYRSRSESDFSRLEYWTPDGGSGLDFWVLYLPDGQVHMLGRNPQARIWDPQNHAHTAAWLLESSVSASGEQIYYQYRGEDNKGCDAAELKAHPDAGSAAEIDTDSRAYDGAQRYLVAAYYGNKKAARSLPALTTQVREYDWIFVVKIDYGVRVTSKESPPSWQRPTYGDWAYRRDVFSRYQYGFNLRTRRLARQVLLFHRLNTLKGSKNEGEPLELISRLLLDYNENASLTTLNWLQQMAYEQGTRTLRQLPQHEFYWHSFDTPTNVSWQPQALGGLNPLQPWQLVDLNGEGMAGILYQDSGGWWYRAPERQAGNVSDAVSWGNATPVPVIPAARAGGTLADLNGDGYLEWVITAPGIAGRYQRTPESGWLHFTPLAALPTEYRHPRAQLADILGAGLSDMLLIGPRSVRLYAAQGDGWARGKTVVQSEDITLPVPGADARALVAFSDMAGSGQQQLVEIRQEGVRYWPNLGHGRFGQPIAMPGFTVSDFNPDQLYLADIDGTGTTDLIYLRSDQLQIWRNQCGNRFAAPFTVRLPAGVRYDRTCYLYLADLQGLGVASLLLTVPHPTPRHWLCNLSTAKSGLLSGMNNNMGARHRFFYRSSAQFWLDEKAAAQATSVPIPSCYLPFAVHCLQRVEVQDEITGNLLVSSIRYRHGAWDRKARELRGFGWVEVSDTDTVAAAGSAKEISMPAVQRSWYATGLPELDKQLTNEYWQGDKAAFAGFTPRFTADSGDNEQALEADNPGLYWLQRGLRGLLLRSELYGHDGSSQATVPYSVTENRPQVRLVQSKGNYPVVWSSVAVSRTYLYERVSSDPQCSEQIVLTSDEYGQPLRQLTVNYPRRARPATSPWPDSLPASLFADSYDDQQQWLRLQLQQSSQHHLSNLPNGIWRLGLADRSRGDIYTYAASSVPTGGLTLEHLLKSDSLVAPQQPSVLTGQQQIWYLNAQSQPSTRAPAFPPRVAFIESAELDQEMVSQLAGSVTESHLTQAGWQQADYLFPRDSEKDKKLWVARQGYLSYASKDNFWLPVSYQETQLTGKVTVTRTDYDCAIKQLTDASGLTISADYNWLFLQPYRITDANNNQYSVTFDALGRVTTMRFSGTENGQQSGYSNASVTIPVSASDAFELVKKGSLPVAQCVAYIADSWWSTTRQAGAKMPPHVVILTTDRYDSDPAQQIRQQIVFNDGFGRVLQVSVRQENGAAWQQNDDNSLSTDSHGQLVEVNTTHRWAISGRAEYDNKGQLVRQYQPFFLDGWKYVRDDSAREDLYADTHYYDPIGRETEVKTAKGWLRRRLYTPWFVVSEDENDTAAEIEQETS from the coding sequence ATGCAAACCACTGAAGCGTTACGCCTTAACCCACCCTCATTGCCCTCCGGCGGCGGAGCGATTAGCGGGTTGAAAAGCGATACCCCGGTCGCCGCTCCTGACGGCGCCGCCAGCCTGAGTATTGCCTTGCCCGTCAGCAGCGGGCGCGGTTACGCCCCGGCGCTGGCGCTTAGCTACCATAGCCAGCGCGGCAACGGTCCTTTTGGTATTGGCTGGGATCTGGATCTGCCGTCAGTACGGCGGCGCAGCGATAAAGGCGTGCCGCTGTATGATGTTAGCGATGAGTTTATCGGGCCAGATGGCGAAGTGCTGGTTGCGGTACAGACCAGCAGCGGAGAAGAGAAGCGTACCGCCAGCAGTTTACTGGAAGGTGGCGACACGCTGGGGAAATTCACCGTACGCAGTTACCGCTCGCGCAGCGAAAGCGATTTCAGTCGTCTGGAGTACTGGACGCCAGACGGTGGTTCCGGACTGGACTTCTGGGTACTGTACCTCCCGGATGGCCAGGTACACATGCTGGGACGAAACCCGCAGGCACGCATCTGGGATCCGCAGAACCATGCGCACACCGCCGCCTGGTTACTGGAATCCTCCGTCTCAGCCAGCGGCGAACAAATTTATTATCAGTATCGCGGCGAAGATAACAAAGGCTGTGACGCTGCAGAACTCAAAGCCCATCCTGATGCCGGCAGCGCCGCAGAAATCGACACCGACAGCCGAGCCTATGATGGTGCACAGCGCTATCTGGTCGCCGCTTACTACGGTAATAAAAAAGCCGCACGCAGTTTACCCGCGCTAACCACCCAAGTGCGCGAGTATGACTGGATATTTGTGGTAAAAATTGACTACGGCGTGCGGGTTACCAGCAAAGAAAGCCCCCCTTCCTGGCAACGGCCTACCTACGGCGACTGGGCATATCGCAGAGACGTATTTTCCCGTTATCAGTACGGCTTTAATCTGCGCACACGCCGCCTGGCGCGCCAGGTGCTGCTGTTTCACCGTCTTAATACGCTGAAAGGCTCCAAAAATGAAGGTGAGCCGCTGGAGCTTATTTCACGCCTGTTGCTGGATTATAATGAAAATGCCTCGTTAACCACCCTCAACTGGCTGCAGCAGATGGCTTATGAGCAAGGTACGCGGACCCTGCGCCAGTTGCCGCAGCATGAGTTCTACTGGCACTCCTTTGACACTCCCACTAATGTGAGCTGGCAACCGCAGGCGCTGGGCGGCCTGAATCCGCTGCAACCCTGGCAACTGGTGGATCTGAATGGCGAAGGCATGGCGGGGATTCTGTACCAGGACAGCGGCGGCTGGTGGTATCGCGCACCCGAGCGGCAAGCGGGTAATGTTTCTGATGCCGTCAGCTGGGGCAACGCCACGCCGGTGCCGGTTATCCCTGCAGCGCGCGCCGGTGGTACGCTCGCTGATCTCAATGGCGACGGTTATCTGGAATGGGTGATCACCGCCCCTGGCATTGCCGGTCGCTATCAGCGCACGCCTGAAAGCGGATGGCTGCACTTTACACCCTTAGCGGCGCTGCCGACGGAATACCGCCATCCGCGCGCGCAGCTGGCGGATATCCTCGGCGCCGGTCTGAGCGATATGCTGTTAATAGGACCACGCAGCGTGCGGCTCTATGCCGCACAAGGTGACGGCTGGGCGCGTGGCAAAACCGTGGTGCAGTCTGAAGATATCACCCTGCCCGTGCCCGGTGCAGATGCCCGGGCGCTGGTCGCCTTTAGTGATATGGCAGGCAGCGGACAGCAGCAACTGGTGGAAATCCGTCAAGAGGGGGTACGTTACTGGCCAAACCTGGGACACGGCCGTTTCGGCCAGCCCATCGCGATGCCTGGCTTTACCGTCAGCGATTTTAACCCTGACCAGCTCTACCTCGCGGATATTGATGGCACCGGCACCACCGACCTGATTTATCTCCGCAGCGATCAGCTGCAAATCTGGCGTAATCAGTGCGGCAACCGCTTTGCCGCCCCTTTTACTGTCCGGCTGCCAGCCGGTGTGCGCTATGACCGCACCTGTTATCTCTATCTGGCGGATCTTCAGGGGCTGGGCGTCGCCAGTCTGCTGCTAACCGTTCCCCACCCCACCCCGCGCCACTGGCTATGCAACCTGTCCACGGCCAAATCCGGGCTGTTAAGCGGTATGAATAACAATATGGGCGCGCGCCATCGCTTCTTTTACCGCAGCTCCGCGCAGTTCTGGCTGGATGAGAAAGCGGCGGCGCAGGCGACCAGCGTCCCGATTCCCTCCTGTTATCTGCCGTTTGCCGTGCACTGTCTGCAACGCGTGGAAGTGCAGGATGAAATCACCGGCAATCTGCTGGTGAGCAGCATCCGCTATCGTCACGGCGCCTGGGATCGAAAAGCGCGCGAGCTGCGCGGCTTTGGCTGGGTGGAGGTGAGTGATACCGATACCGTTGCCGCCGCAGGATCAGCCAAAGAGATCAGTATGCCTGCAGTACAGCGCAGCTGGTACGCCACCGGTTTGCCTGAGCTGGATAAACAGCTGACAAACGAGTACTGGCAGGGCGATAAGGCGGCGTTTGCCGGTTTCACGCCGCGTTTCACCGCGGATAGCGGCGACAACGAACAGGCGCTCGAAGCCGATAATCCCGGCCTATACTGGCTTCAGCGCGGGCTGAGAGGCCTGTTGCTGCGCAGTGAACTCTATGGTCATGATGGCAGCAGCCAGGCCACTGTGCCTTACAGCGTGACGGAGAATCGTCCGCAGGTACGGCTGGTGCAAAGTAAAGGCAACTATCCGGTAGTGTGGTCATCGGTTGCGGTAAGCCGCACTTATCTCTATGAACGCGTCAGCAGCGATCCACAGTGCAGTGAGCAGATTGTCTTAACCAGTGATGAGTATGGCCAGCCCCTGCGCCAGCTGACTGTCAATTATCCGCGGCGCGCACGTCCGGCGACCAGTCCGTGGCCGGATAGTTTACCGGCATCGCTGTTCGCCGACAGCTACGACGATCAGCAACAGTGGTTGCGGCTCCAGCTGCAACAGAGCAGCCAGCACCATCTCAGCAATCTGCCCAACGGCATCTGGCGGCTGGGACTGGCCGATCGCAGCCGTGGTGATATCTATACTTATGCCGCCAGTTCAGTACCCACCGGCGGGCTTACTCTGGAGCATCTGCTGAAAAGCGACAGTCTGGTGGCGCCGCAACAGCCCTCTGTCCTGACGGGGCAACAACAGATCTGGTATCTCAATGCGCAGTCACAACCCTCTACCCGCGCGCCCGCTTTTCCGCCGCGCGTCGCCTTTATTGAGAGCGCCGAACTGGATCAGGAGATGGTCAGCCAGCTGGCAGGGAGCGTGACGGAAAGCCATTTAACCCAGGCGGGCTGGCAACAGGCAGATTATTTATTTCCCCGTGACAGCGAGAAAGACAAAAAACTATGGGTCGCGCGCCAGGGTTATCTCAGTTATGCCTCAAAAGATAACTTCTGGCTGCCGGTGTCATATCAGGAGACCCAGCTGACCGGCAAGGTGACCGTCACCCGTACGGACTATGACTGCGCGATTAAACAGCTTACCGATGCCAGTGGTTTAACGATCTCCGCCGACTATAACTGGCTCTTTCTGCAGCCTTACCGAATAACGGATGCCAATAATAACCAGTACTCGGTGACCTTTGATGCGCTGGGGCGGGTGACCACCATGCGGTTTAGCGGCACCGAGAACGGCCAGCAGAGTGGTTACAGTAACGCCAGCGTAACGATCCCCGTCAGCGCCAGCGATGCCTTTGAACTGGTAAAAAAAGGTTCGCTACCGGTGGCGCAATGCGTTGCTTATATCGCCGACAGCTGGTGGTCAACCACGCGGCAGGCCGGAGCTAAAATGCCGCCGCATGTGGTGATCCTGACCACGGATCGCTATGACAGCGATCCGGCGCAGCAAATCCGTCAGCAGATAGTGTTTAACGATGGCTTTGGCCGGGTTTTGCAGGTCTCGGTTCGTCAGGAGAATGGCGCGGCATGGCAACAAAATGACGATAACTCGCTCAGCACGGACAGTCATGGCCAGCTGGTGGAGGTGAACACGACTCACCGTTGGGCCATCAGCGGACGGGCAGAATATGACAATAAAGGCCAGCTGGTGCGCCAGTATCAGCCGTTTTTCCTTGATGGCTGGAAATATGTGCGTGACGACAGCGCGCGCGAAGATCTCTACGCCGACACCCATTATTACGACCCGATTGGGCGCGAAACTGAAGTAAAAACGGCAAAAGGCTGGCTGCGCCGTCGGCTGTATACGCCATGGTTTGTGGTGAGCGAGGATGAAAATGACACCGCTGCGGAAATCGAACAGGAGACGTCGTGA